The following proteins are encoded in a genomic region of Micromonospora olivasterospora:
- a CDS encoding 8-amino-7-oxononanoate synthase: MADWLAALHRRAELRAKAGLTRRLRPRAAGDAMVDLAGNDYLGLATHPEVTAAAARALSAYGLGATGSRLVRGSTDAHHGLEVALADWLGADGALVFSSGYLANLGAVRALVQPRTLLVSDAHNHASLIDGCRISGAQTVVTPHADVAAVADALAAVPGRPAVVVTESVFSVDGDLAPLAELHAVARRHGALLLVDDAHALGVTGPAGAGGVAAAGLAGEPDVVVTATLSKALGGAGGVVAGPAEFVRHLVETGRTFIFDTALPPAVAAGVRAAVDLARAGDDLRAELTERAALAVRRLRAAGLTVSAPDAAVVSVTAPGPEAATAWAADCADRGVTVGCFRPPSTPDSRSRLRLTLSAAVSRADFERALDVIVECAP; encoded by the coding sequence GTGGCGGACTGGCTGGCGGCGCTGCACCGCCGCGCCGAGCTGCGGGCGAAGGCCGGGCTGACCCGCCGGCTGCGACCCCGGGCGGCCGGCGACGCGATGGTCGACCTGGCCGGCAACGACTACCTCGGCCTGGCCACCCACCCCGAGGTCACCGCCGCGGCCGCGCGGGCCCTGTCGGCGTACGGACTGGGGGCGACCGGCTCCCGGCTGGTCCGCGGGTCCACCGACGCCCACCACGGGCTGGAGGTGGCCCTCGCCGACTGGCTCGGCGCCGACGGCGCCCTGGTCTTCTCCTCCGGCTACCTGGCCAATCTCGGCGCGGTCCGGGCGCTGGTCCAGCCCCGTACGCTGCTCGTCTCCGACGCGCACAACCACGCCTCCCTGATCGACGGCTGCCGGATCTCCGGCGCCCAGACCGTGGTCACCCCGCACGCCGACGTGGCCGCGGTGGCCGACGCGCTGGCCGCCGTCCCCGGCCGCCCGGCCGTGGTGGTCACCGAGTCCGTCTTCTCCGTCGACGGCGACCTCGCCCCGCTGGCGGAGCTGCACGCGGTGGCCCGCCGGCACGGCGCGCTGCTGCTGGTCGACGACGCGCACGCGCTCGGCGTGACCGGCCCGGCCGGGGCCGGCGGGGTGGCCGCCGCCGGGCTGGCCGGCGAGCCGGACGTGGTGGTCACCGCCACCCTCTCCAAGGCGCTGGGCGGCGCGGGCGGCGTGGTCGCCGGGCCGGCCGAGTTCGTCCGGCACCTCGTAGAGACGGGCCGCACGTTCATTTTCGACACCGCCCTGCCGCCGGCGGTGGCCGCCGGGGTGCGGGCCGCCGTCGACCTGGCCCGCGCGGGCGACGACCTGCGCGCCGAGCTGACCGAACGCGCCGCCCTCGCGGTGCGCCGGCTGCGGGCCGCCGGGCTGACCGTCTCCGCGCCGGACGCCGCCGTGGTGTCGGTGACGGCCCCCGGTCCCGAGGCGGCGACCGCCTGGGCGGCCGACTGCGCCGACCGGGGGGTGACCGTGGGCTGCTTCCGTCCGCCGTCGACGCCGGACAGCCGGTCCCGGCTGCGGCTGACCCTCAGCGCGGCGGTCTCCCGGGCGGACTTCGAGCGGGCGCTGGACGTGATCGTGGAGTGCGCGCCGTGA
- the bioD gene encoding dethiobiotin synthase gives MLVTGTDTEIGKTVATAAVTAAAQAAGLRVAVVKPGQTGTATGDPGDVDTVTRLAAPLTGRTLASYPDPLAPLAAARVAQLEPLELYTAVDAIREEIDKHDLVLIEGAGGLLVPMGLRPSGEPWTVADLAVALDARAVVVARAGLGTLNHTALTLEALERRAVPAGVVIGAWPAEPELVHWANLTDLVPNLLGALPAGAGSMDPGVFRRSAPGWLTPTLYGVLDDWRAWAEDAG, from the coding sequence GTGCTGGTCACCGGCACCGACACCGAGATCGGCAAGACGGTGGCGACCGCGGCCGTGACGGCCGCCGCGCAGGCCGCCGGGCTGCGGGTCGCGGTGGTCAAGCCCGGCCAGACCGGTACGGCCACCGGCGACCCCGGCGACGTCGACACGGTGACCCGGCTGGCCGCGCCGCTCACCGGCCGGACGCTGGCCAGCTACCCCGATCCGCTCGCCCCGCTGGCCGCGGCCCGGGTGGCGCAGCTGGAGCCGCTGGAGCTGTACACCGCCGTCGACGCGATCCGCGAGGAGATCGACAAGCACGACCTGGTGCTGATCGAGGGAGCGGGCGGACTGCTCGTACCGATGGGGTTGCGCCCCTCGGGCGAGCCCTGGACGGTGGCGGACCTGGCGGTGGCGCTGGACGCGCGGGCCGTGGTCGTGGCCCGGGCCGGGCTCGGCACGCTCAACCACACCGCCCTGACCCTGGAGGCCCTCGAACGGCGCGCGGTCCCGGCCGGCGTGGTGATCGGCGCGTGGCCGGCCGAGCCCGAGCTGGTGCACTGGGCCAACCTGACCGACCTGGTGCCCAACCTGCTCGGCGCGCTGCCGGCGGGCGCCGGGTCGATGGACCCGGGGGTGTTCCGGCGGTCCGCGCCGGGCTGGCTCACCCCCACCCTGTACGGGGTGCTCGACGACTGGCGGGCCTGGGCCGAGGACGCGGGCTGA
- a CDS encoding sensor histidine kinase encodes MRWVRRYGDGRGGLLRDGLLWAVVAAPIGFPRLTPPYGRYALPLGAGALALLAVAVWLSHRRPLPALVLVVLGSLVDGNFVFAIPVFSYLTGRRSSGAAPTAVVFGLIAAGGTALNVGLLGAGAATWFLLASVLLFAGVFPWLVGRYRRQQEELVVAGSRHAEAVERERRGAAERIRLRERARIAQEMHDSLGHELSLIALRAAALELAGDLPARHRAAAGELRASVAGATERLHEIIGVLREEGGTVSTRPAGESVAELVGRAREAGMAVRLDGDPGGLPAMVGRAAHGMVREALTNAARYAPGAPVTVTVARAGDRVEVGVVNAAPPAGPLPGPPSTGSGLLALAERVRLAGGTLRAGPRDGGGFAVGARLPLPSTADPDALAPGAAPDAPPVAPSDTPPSRAFADGLDGTRPDVPGRPGSYAERFVLAGKSVRLTQAVDPSGLDPDWADGPSARPAEAERRLREARRRVRRSLAAALGAPAILGLVLTLVYYPFATAGAVLDAPTFERLPLGAARQELTGLPRRQADPPTTGDSPGCEYYTDGNFPFAQATWRLCFADGRLVSKERVAG; translated from the coding sequence GTGCGGTGGGTGCGACGGTACGGCGACGGGCGGGGCGGGCTGCTCCGCGACGGGCTGCTCTGGGCGGTGGTGGCCGCCCCGATCGGGTTTCCCCGGCTCACGCCCCCGTACGGCCGGTACGCCCTGCCGCTCGGCGCCGGCGCCCTGGCGCTGCTGGCCGTGGCGGTGTGGCTGAGCCACCGCCGGCCGCTGCCGGCGCTGGTGCTGGTGGTGCTGGGCTCGCTGGTCGACGGCAACTTCGTCTTCGCGATCCCGGTGTTCAGCTACCTGACCGGGCGGCGCAGCTCCGGCGCGGCCCCGACCGCCGTCGTCTTCGGGCTGATCGCCGCGGGCGGCACCGCGCTGAACGTCGGGCTGCTCGGCGCCGGCGCGGCCACCTGGTTCCTGCTCGCCTCGGTGCTGCTCTTCGCCGGGGTGTTCCCCTGGCTGGTGGGCCGGTACCGGCGGCAGCAGGAGGAGTTGGTCGTCGCCGGGTCACGGCACGCCGAGGCGGTCGAGCGGGAGCGGCGCGGCGCGGCGGAGCGGATCCGGCTGCGGGAGCGGGCCCGGATCGCCCAGGAGATGCACGACTCCCTCGGCCACGAGCTGAGCCTGATCGCGCTGCGCGCCGCCGCGCTGGAGCTGGCCGGCGACCTGCCCGCCCGGCACCGGGCGGCGGCCGGCGAGCTGCGGGCCAGCGTCGCCGGGGCCACCGAGCGGCTGCACGAGATCATCGGGGTGCTCCGGGAGGAGGGCGGGACGGTGTCCACACGCCCGGCCGGCGAGAGCGTCGCGGAGCTGGTGGGCCGCGCCCGGGAGGCCGGGATGGCCGTACGGCTCGACGGCGACCCCGGCGGCCTGCCCGCCATGGTGGGGCGCGCGGCGCACGGGATGGTCCGCGAGGCGCTCACCAACGCGGCCCGGTACGCCCCGGGCGCGCCGGTCACCGTGACCGTCGCCCGCGCCGGGGACCGGGTTGAGGTCGGCGTGGTCAACGCCGCGCCGCCGGCGGGCCCGCTGCCGGGTCCGCCGTCGACCGGCTCCGGCCTGCTCGCGCTGGCCGAACGGGTCCGCCTGGCCGGCGGTACGCTGCGCGCCGGGCCCCGCGACGGCGGCGGCTTCGCGGTCGGCGCCCGCCTCCCCCTGCCCTCGACGGCCGACCCGGACGCGTTGGCCCCGGGGGCGGCTCCCGACGCGCCACCCGTCGCCCCTTCCGACACGCCACCCTCCAGAGCCTTCGCCGACGGGCTCGACGGCACCCGGCCCGACGTGCCCGGCCGGCCCGGGTCGTACGCCGAGCGGTTCGTGCTTGCGGGGAAGTCTGTACGGTTGACGCAGGCGGTGGACCCGTCCGGGCTCGACCCGGACTGGGCGGACGGGCCGTCCGCCCGCCCCGCGGAGGCGGAACGGCGGCTGCGGGAGGCCCGGCGTCGGGTCCGGCGCAGCCTCGCCGCGGCCCTCGGCGCCCCGGCGATCCTGGGGCTGGTGCTGACCCTGGTCTACTACCCGTTCGCCACGGCCGGGGCGGTGCTCGACGCCCCGACGTTCGAGCGGCTGCCGCTCGGCGCCGCCCGGCAGGAACTGACCGGGCTGCCGCGCCGCCAGGCGGACCCGCCGACGACGGGGGACAGCCCCGGCTGTGAGTACTACACCGACGGCAACTTCCCGTTCGCGCAGGCGACCTGGCGGCTCTGCTTCGCGGACGGGCGACTGGTCAGCAAGGAGCGGGTAGCCGGATGA
- a CDS encoding response regulator transcription factor, with the protein MTYEGDDVPRGGAGGGAVDGHDPTAPGARPVRVVLADDEAMIRAGVRAILGSDPGIEVVGEAGDGAAAVELVRAHRPDVALLDIRMPRLDGLAAAAEIRRLVPETATVMLTTFGEDDHVARALGHGASGFLLKAGDPRELIAGVRAVADGGAYLSPRIARRVIELNGARLARRPAARERTAGLTEREREVLALVGAGLSNGEIARRLHLVEGTVKSYLTSIFTRLEVRNRVQAAILAHEAGLVGM; encoded by the coding sequence ATGACGTACGAGGGGGACGACGTGCCGCGCGGCGGCGCCGGTGGGGGAGCGGTCGACGGCCACGACCCGACGGCGCCCGGCGCCCGGCCGGTGCGCGTGGTGCTGGCCGACGACGAGGCGATGATCCGGGCCGGGGTCCGGGCGATCCTCGGCTCCGATCCCGGGATCGAGGTGGTCGGCGAGGCCGGGGACGGCGCGGCGGCCGTCGAGCTGGTCCGGGCGCACCGGCCGGACGTGGCGCTGCTGGACATCCGGATGCCCCGGCTGGACGGGCTCGCCGCGGCGGCCGAGATCCGCAGGCTCGTGCCGGAGACGGCGACGGTCATGCTCACCACGTTCGGCGAGGACGACCACGTGGCCCGGGCGCTCGGCCACGGCGCGAGCGGCTTCCTGCTCAAGGCGGGCGACCCCCGGGAGTTGATCGCCGGCGTACGGGCGGTCGCCGACGGCGGGGCGTACCTGTCGCCGCGGATCGCCCGGCGGGTGATCGAGCTGAACGGCGCCCGGCTGGCCCGGCGCCCGGCGGCGCGGGAGCGCACCGCCGGGCTGACCGAGCGCGAGCGGGAGGTGCTCGCCCTGGTCGGGGCAGGCCTGTCCAACGGCGAGATCGCCCGCCGCCTGCACCTCGTCGAGGGCACCGTGAAGAGCTACCTGACCAGCATCTTCACCCGGCTGGAGGTGCGCAACCGGGTGCAGGCCGCCATCCTCGCCCACGAGGCCGGCCTGGTCGGGATGTGA
- a CDS encoding ABC transporter permease has translation MSASAAGTRPAPRPGALAGAVAAEWTKLWSVRSTWWTMLSAVLLTAATAGQLAIYADNANTNDDPADDRGIVTLGSLVIDSLELTQYAVLALGLLAITAEFGTGTLRTTLRCTPSRGRVLLAKAAVTAAVAFGLGLLLGAVGALVAAPVLGEWGAAPAGGTLRDVVASAAYLALVSVLALGLGAVLRSAVLTVIVLLAVLMIVPLSLQEPGITVLTRIADAFPGVAGGHFLAGDAAPYPPVVGLLLLAGWAAAALAAGRAALRRRDA, from the coding sequence GTGAGCGCGTCCGCCGCCGGGACCCGCCCGGCCCCGCGCCCCGGTGCCCTCGCCGGGGCGGTCGCCGCCGAGTGGACCAAGCTCTGGTCCGTCCGGTCCACCTGGTGGACGATGCTGTCCGCGGTGCTGCTGACGGCGGCCACCGCCGGTCAGCTCGCGATCTACGCCGACAACGCGAACACCAACGACGACCCGGCCGACGACCGGGGCATCGTCACCCTCGGCAGCCTGGTGATCGACTCTTTGGAGCTGACCCAGTACGCCGTGCTGGCGCTCGGCCTGCTCGCGATCACCGCCGAGTTCGGCACCGGCACGCTGCGCACCACCCTGCGGTGCACGCCGTCGCGGGGGCGCGTACTGCTGGCCAAGGCCGCGGTGACCGCGGCGGTGGCCTTCGGGCTGGGGCTGCTGCTCGGCGCGGTCGGCGCGCTGGTCGCCGCCCCGGTGCTCGGCGAGTGGGGCGCCGCGCCGGCCGGCGGGACGCTGCGCGACGTCGTGGCGTCGGCCGCGTACCTGGCCCTGGTCTCGGTGCTGGCGCTCGGCCTCGGCGCGGTGCTGCGCAGCGCGGTGCTCACGGTGATCGTCCTGCTCGCCGTGCTGATGATCGTCCCGTTGTCCCTCCAGGAGCCGGGCATCACCGTGCTGACCCGGATCGCCGACGCGTTTCCCGGGGTGGCCGGCGGGCACTTCCTGGCCGGCGACGCCGCCCCGTACCCGCCGGTGGTCGGCCTGCTGCTGCTCGCCGGCTGGGCCGCCGCCGCCCTGGCCGCCGGCCGCGCCGCCCTGCGCCGCCGCGACGCCTGA
- a CDS encoding ATP-binding cassette domain-containing protein, whose product MITLRGLTKRFGPATAVDDLTVDILPGRVTGFLGPNGAGKSTTMRMILGLDRPTAGRALVDGRPYRELRHPLHTVGALLDAGAIHPARSGRAHLLATARSNGIPRRRVDEVLALVGLDERAAAKPGRTLSLGMGQRLGIAGALLGDPPVLLFDEPVNGLDPDGVRWIRQLARSLAGQGRTVLVSSHLMSEMQQTADQLVVIGRGRLITDAPVAEVLAGGAAAAVRVRVPQPSGLAALAARLAAEAVTVEADGPDALTVTGLTAERVGDLAYDLGVRLHELTTVAPSLEQAFMALTGGSVEYAANGSPETAR is encoded by the coding sequence ATGATCACACTACGTGGGCTGACCAAACGGTTCGGCCCGGCGACCGCCGTCGACGACCTGACCGTCGACATCCTCCCCGGCCGGGTCACCGGCTTCCTCGGCCCGAACGGCGCGGGCAAGTCCACCACGATGCGGATGATCCTCGGCCTGGACCGGCCCACCGCCGGCCGGGCCCTGGTCGACGGGCGGCCGTACCGGGAGTTGCGCCACCCGCTGCACACCGTCGGCGCGCTGCTGGACGCGGGCGCGATCCACCCGGCGCGGTCCGGCCGGGCCCACCTGCTGGCGACCGCCCGCAGCAACGGCATCCCGCGCCGTCGCGTGGACGAGGTGCTCGCCCTGGTCGGCCTGGACGAGCGGGCCGCTGCGAAGCCCGGCCGGACGCTGTCGCTCGGCATGGGCCAGCGGCTCGGCATCGCCGGGGCGCTGCTCGGCGATCCGCCGGTGCTGCTGTTCGACGAACCTGTCAACGGCCTCGACCCGGACGGGGTGCGCTGGATCCGGCAGCTCGCCCGGTCGCTCGCCGGCCAGGGGCGGACCGTGCTGGTGTCCAGCCACCTGATGAGCGAGATGCAGCAGACCGCCGACCAGCTCGTGGTTATCGGCCGGGGCCGGCTGATCACCGACGCGCCCGTCGCCGAGGTGCTCGCGGGCGGCGCCGCCGCCGCGGTCCGGGTCCGCGTCCCGCAGCCGTCCGGGCTGGCCGCGCTCGCCGCCCGGCTGGCCGCCGAGGCGGTCACCGTCGAGGCCGACGGGCCGGACGCGCTGACCGTCACCGGGCTCACCGCCGAGCGCGTCGGCGACCTCGCGTACGACCTGGGCGTGCGGCTGCACGAGCTGACCACCGTGGCGCCGTCGCTGGAGCAGGCGTTCATGGCGCTCACCGGCGGCAGCGTCGAGTACGCCGCCAACGGCTCCCCGGAGACGGCCCGGTGA
- a CDS encoding cytochrome P450, producing MLFRGWGEAVDGRWPDVATVVDHVGVGHLVVTRHALVRRVLADPATFRPDNALDAVTPIPVSALRVLAGHRFRLPPTLANNSGASHPEIRGIVADALHPDRVAAQRPWLTGLVRERVARLRAALDAGVPVDLYAGLAADLPLLALARLVDLPDAPVGAVKEFARAALELFWAPLDEQRQRALAAEVGRFHRVLRAFAATGGGLAARLRAAGHSPDVVVGALFFLLVAGQETTSQFLTLLLHRLAGEPGVRAGLRDGSVSVADVVEEGLRLEPPIVTWRRVAAVDTTLGGTSVPAGTSLVLWLARAGRDPEVVPEPAAFAPGQRGSRRHLAFGAGAHRCVGAQLARLEAAVVVAEAAPLLDGVRVVRAPWCPDNLTFRMPDAFVIARP from the coding sequence GTGCTGTTCCGGGGGTGGGGGGAGGCCGTCGACGGGCGGTGGCCGGACGTGGCGACCGTCGTCGACCACGTCGGCGTCGGGCACCTCGTGGTGACCCGGCACGCACTGGTCCGGCGGGTGCTCGCCGACCCGGCGACGTTCCGGCCGGACAACGCCCTCGACGCGGTCACCCCGATCCCGGTGTCCGCCCTGCGGGTGCTCGCCGGGCACCGGTTCCGACTGCCGCCCACCCTGGCCAACAACTCCGGCGCCAGCCATCCCGAGATCCGGGGCATCGTCGCCGACGCGCTGCACCCCGACCGGGTCGCCGCCCAGCGGCCGTGGCTGACCGGCCTCGTCCGCGAGCGGGTCGCCCGGCTGCGCGCGGCGCTCGACGCCGGCGTACCCGTCGACCTGTACGCCGGCCTCGCCGCCGACCTGCCGCTGCTGGCGCTGGCTCGGCTCGTCGACCTGCCCGACGCGCCGGTCGGGGCGGTGAAGGAGTTCGCCCGCGCGGCGCTGGAGCTGTTCTGGGCCCCGCTGGACGAGCAACGCCAGCGGGCGCTCGCCGCCGAGGTGGGGCGGTTCCACCGGGTGCTGCGGGCGTTCGCCGCCACCGGCGGCGGCCTCGCCGCCCGGCTGCGGGCCGCCGGGCACTCCCCCGACGTGGTGGTCGGCGCGCTGTTCTTCCTGCTGGTCGCCGGCCAGGAGACCACCTCGCAGTTCCTCACCCTGCTGCTGCACCGGCTCGCCGGCGAGCCCGGGGTGCGCGCCGGGCTGCGGGACGGCAGCGTCTCCGTCGCCGACGTGGTGGAGGAGGGGCTGCGGCTGGAGCCCCCGATCGTCACCTGGCGGCGGGTCGCCGCCGTCGACACCACGCTGGGCGGGACCTCGGTGCCGGCGGGCACCAGTCTCGTGCTCTGGCTGGCCCGCGCCGGGCGGGACCCCGAGGTGGTGCCGGAGCCCGCCGCGTTCGCGCCCGGGCAGCGCGGCTCGCGCCGACACCTGGCGTTCGGGGCGGGGGCGCACCGCTGCGTCGGCGCCCAACTGGCCCGGCTGGAGGCGGCGGTGGTGGTCGCCGAGGCCGCCCCCCTACTCGACGGCGTACGGGTGGTCCGGGCGCCCTGGTGCCCCGACAATCTCACCTTCCGGATGCCGGACGCCTTCGTCATCGCCCGGCCCTGA
- a CDS encoding class I SAM-dependent methyltransferase encodes MSELSTAFVRLHARLAPVPFVPEVRLHQADEPIGLWELTEGEFRSSQPPPFWAFAWAGGQGLARYVLDHPEVVAGRRVLDLASGSGLVAVAAARAGAVAVRAVEVDERAVAAVALNAGANGVRVDAELGDILDGDAGDAEVVLAGDVFYSEAMARRMLRFLLRVARAGARVLVGDPGRAFLPRERFRELAGYDVPVSEALESVRVKHTTVWELDPAPPGAAR; translated from the coding sequence GTGTCCGAACTCTCCACGGCCTTCGTCCGGCTGCACGCGCGGCTCGCCCCGGTGCCCTTCGTACCCGAGGTCCGGCTGCACCAGGCCGACGAGCCGATCGGCCTGTGGGAGCTGACCGAGGGCGAGTTCCGCAGCTCCCAGCCGCCGCCGTTCTGGGCCTTCGCGTGGGCGGGCGGGCAGGGCCTCGCCCGCTACGTCCTGGACCACCCGGAGGTCGTCGCCGGCCGCCGGGTGCTCGACCTGGCCTCCGGCTCCGGCCTGGTCGCCGTCGCCGCCGCCCGCGCCGGCGCGGTGGCCGTCCGCGCCGTCGAGGTGGACGAGCGCGCCGTGGCCGCGGTCGCGCTCAACGCCGGCGCCAACGGCGTACGCGTCGACGCCGAGCTGGGCGACATCCTCGACGGTGACGCGGGCGACGCCGAGGTGGTGCTCGCCGGGGACGTCTTCTACAGCGAGGCGATGGCGCGCCGGATGCTGCGCTTCCTGCTCCGGGTCGCCCGGGCGGGCGCCCGGGTGCTGGTCGGCGACCCGGGCCGGGCGTTCCTGCCCCGGGAGCGGTTCCGCGAGCTGGCCGGGTACGACGTGCCGGTGTCCGAGGCGCTGGAGAGCGTACGGGTGAAGCACACCACCGTGTGGGAGCTGGACCCGGCCCCGCCGGGGGCCGCCCGTTAG
- a CDS encoding TetR/AcrR family transcriptional regulator, whose amino-acid sequence MTRRAAEIRLDALLRTACDVISQRGLSNTRTADVAEAAGVSQALVFYHFATKERLLAQAFGYAVEQELARLDAVVRSSAPPLAKLRRLLRLYTPSGRSTSWSMWIDGWSESLRTPELERLSRRLDLRWREDLAAVIADGVREGTFECADPAGAAWRINAVMDGLAVQLAVHDRVISRRQFAEWIRLVTARELGLEPAQLE is encoded by the coding sequence GTGACGAGACGTGCCGCCGAGATCCGCCTGGATGCCCTGCTGCGCACGGCCTGTGACGTGATCTCCCAGCGAGGGCTGTCCAACACCCGGACGGCCGACGTGGCCGAGGCCGCCGGGGTGAGCCAGGCCCTGGTCTTCTACCACTTCGCCACCAAGGAGAGGCTGCTCGCGCAGGCCTTCGGGTACGCCGTCGAGCAGGAGTTGGCCCGCCTCGACGCCGTGGTCCGCTCCTCCGCGCCGCCCCTGGCCAAGCTCCGGCGGCTGCTCCGGCTCTACACCCCCTCGGGCCGCTCCACCTCCTGGTCCATGTGGATCGACGGGTGGTCGGAGTCGTTGCGCACGCCGGAGCTGGAACGCCTCTCCCGCCGGCTGGACCTGCGCTGGCGGGAGGATCTCGCCGCGGTGATCGCCGACGGGGTGCGCGAGGGCACCTTCGAGTGCGCCGACCCGGCCGGCGCCGCCTGGCGGATCAACGCGGTGATGGACGGCCTCGCCGTGCAGCTGGCGGTGCACGACCGGGTCATCTCCCGCCGGCAGTTCGCCGAGTGGATCCGCCTCGTCACCGCCCGCGAGCTGGGGCTGGAGCCGGCCCAGCTGGAGTGA
- a CDS encoding DUF6458 family protein, which translates to MGIGTSIFLIAVGAILTFALDASIGGVDLDVVGWILMAAGVLGLIMTTLVWGRRREVVTTSEPVEYRRVEERRDVAPPL; encoded by the coding sequence GTGGGTATCGGTACGAGCATCTTCCTGATCGCGGTCGGCGCGATCCTCACCTTCGCGCTCGACGCGAGCATCGGCGGCGTCGACCTCGACGTCGTCGGCTGGATCCTGATGGCGGCCGGCGTGCTCGGCCTCATCATGACCACGCTGGTCTGGGGCCGCCGCCGTGAGGTGGTGACCACCAGCGAGCCGGTGGAGTACCGGCGGGTCGAGGAACGCCGGGACGTCGCCCCGCCGCTGTGA
- the recQ gene encoding DNA helicase RecQ, translating into MIASGTDTLASGTDTLASGTDTLPETPLAVLRRVFGYDDFRGEQREIIEHVVGGGDALVLMPTGGGKSLCYQIPALVRDGVAVVVSPLIALMQDQVDALTAVGVRAGFLNSTLDFDARRRVEAAFLGGELDLLYLAPEALGSRATVGLLDRGRIALFAIDEAHCVAEWGHDFRPDYLALSMLHERWPAVPRIALTATATAETAREIAARLDLTGARHFVASFDRPNIQYRIVSKREPRRQLLDLIRTEHPGDAGIVYCLSRASVDRTAEFLVANGVPALPYHAGLDAATRAAHQQRFLREDGLVMVATIAFGMGIDKPDVRFVAHLDLPRSVEGYYQETGRAGRDGLPSTAWLAYGLQDVVQQRKMIDSGEGDAAHRRVLAAHLDAMLALCETVECRRVRLLSYFGQASEPCGNCDTCLEPPESWDGTIAAQKLLSTVLRLHRERNQKFGAGQCIDILLGRRTEKIAQHRHDSLSVFGVGTELSEAEWRGVVRQLLAQGLLAVEGDYGTLVLTETSGEVLGRRRSVPMRRETTRPAKAKAAKPARASGAGAVELPPSAEPVFERLRAWRAATAREQGVPAYVVFHDATLRQIAADPPSSLDDLSRVSGVGEAKLARYGEQLLAALAE; encoded by the coding sequence ATGATCGCCTCCGGCACCGACACCCTCGCCTCCGGCACCGACACCCTCGCCTCCGGCACCGACACCCTCCCCGAGACCCCCCTCGCCGTGCTGCGTCGGGTCTTCGGCTACGACGACTTCCGGGGCGAGCAGCGGGAGATCATCGAGCACGTGGTCGGCGGCGGCGACGCCCTGGTCCTGATGCCGACCGGCGGCGGCAAGTCGCTGTGCTACCAGATCCCGGCGCTGGTGCGCGACGGCGTCGCCGTGGTCGTGTCGCCGCTGATCGCACTGATGCAGGACCAGGTCGACGCGTTGACCGCCGTCGGGGTGCGCGCCGGATTCCTCAACTCCACCCTCGACTTCGACGCCCGGCGGCGGGTCGAGGCGGCGTTCCTCGGCGGCGAGCTGGACCTGCTCTACCTGGCGCCGGAGGCGTTGGGCAGCCGGGCCACCGTCGGGCTGCTCGACCGGGGGCGGATCGCCCTGTTCGCCATCGACGAGGCGCACTGCGTGGCGGAGTGGGGCCACGACTTCCGCCCGGACTACCTGGCGCTGTCGATGCTGCACGAGCGCTGGCCGGCCGTGCCGCGGATCGCGCTGACCGCCACCGCGACCGCCGAGACCGCCCGGGAGATCGCCGCCCGGCTCGACCTCACCGGGGCCCGGCACTTCGTCGCCAGCTTCGACCGGCCCAACATCCAGTACCGGATCGTGTCGAAGCGGGAGCCGCGTCGGCAACTGCTCGACCTGATCCGCACCGAGCACCCGGGCGACGCGGGGATCGTCTACTGCCTGTCCCGGGCGTCCGTGGACCGGACGGCCGAGTTCCTCGTCGCCAACGGCGTACCCGCGCTGCCTTATCACGCGGGGCTCGACGCGGCCACCCGCGCCGCCCACCAGCAGCGGTTCCTGCGGGAGGACGGCCTCGTCATGGTCGCCACCATCGCGTTCGGGATGGGCATCGACAAGCCGGACGTGCGGTTCGTCGCCCACCTCGACCTGCCCCGCTCGGTGGAGGGCTACTACCAGGAGACCGGGCGCGCCGGCCGGGACGGCCTGCCGTCGACGGCGTGGCTGGCGTACGGGCTGCAGGACGTGGTGCAGCAGCGCAAGATGATCGACTCGGGTGAGGGGGACGCGGCGCACCGGCGGGTGCTCGCGGCCCACCTCGACGCCATGCTGGCCCTCTGCGAGACCGTGGAGTGCCGCCGGGTGCGCCTGCTGAGCTACTTCGGGCAGGCCAGCGAGCCCTGCGGCAACTGCGACACGTGCCTGGAGCCGCCGGAGTCGTGGGACGGCACGATCGCCGCGCAGAAGCTGCTGTCGACGGTGCTGCGGCTGCACCGGGAGCGCAACCAGAAGTTCGGCGCGGGGCAGTGCATCGACATCCTGCTCGGCCGGCGGACGGAGAAGATCGCCCAGCACCGCCACGACTCGCTGAGCGTGTTCGGGGTCGGTACCGAGCTGAGCGAGGCCGAGTGGCGGGGCGTGGTCCGGCAGTTGCTCGCCCAGGGCCTGCTCGCGGTCGAGGGTGACTACGGCACCCTGGTCCTGACCGAGACCAGCGGCGAGGTGCTGGGCCGCCGCCGGTCGGTGCCGATGCGCCGGGAGACGACCCGGCCGGCGAAGGCGAAGGCGGCGAAGCCGGCGCGCGCGTCCGGGGCCGGCGCCGTGGAGCTGCCCCCGTCTGCCGAGCCGGTGTTCGAGCGGCTGCGCGCCTGGCGGGCGGCCACCGCCCGGGAGCAGGGGGTGCCCGCGTACGTGGTGTTCCACGACGCGACGCTGCGCCAGATCGCCGCCGACCCGCCGTCGTCGCTGGACGACCTGTCCCGGGTCAGCGGGGTGGGGGAGGCCAAGCTGGCCCGGTACGGCGAGCAGCTCCTCGCGGCCCTGGCGGAGTGA